A region of the Sphingobium yanoikuyae genome:
TCCTGGGCATGATGGTGGCCGATTTTCTGGCGATGATCTTTGCCCGCCAGCTGCTGGGCTTCATCCATGCCGGAACGCTGATGGCGTTCGGCTGGATGATCGCGGTGCTGCAGGCGGCGCTCGCTATCCACGCCATCATGTCGGGCCTGCAGCAATATGGCGTCGTGCCCGGACCGCTTCCCGTCGTCCCTTGATGCGACGGGGTGGCGGATCAGGCGCCGGCCGGCCCTGATCCGCCCCTTTTTGCGCGTTACGGTCGCAGCATGTCGGGCTTGCGCTTCGCCAGGTCGACCAGCGCCGCCGGCCGCCATTCGGGCAGCTTGTGCCAGCGTTGGACCGCGGCATCGGACAGGGCTTCATTGGTCCGCCCGGCGTCATGCGGCACGTCGATCGCACGCTCGCCCGATCCGAACAGGCGATAGAAGAAGGTCTGGGATTCGCTGACCGGCCCAAGCGGATCGGGATGGTGCGGCGGGAAGCCGGGCGGCACCAGCCCGAACGGATCATCCACCGCCAGTCCCGCGAGCCGCGCGCGCTCGACCATCCATTCCAGCGCGATATCCGACAGGGCGGAATCGGGATTGCCGCCGCCGACATCGGCATGGCAGCCGGGGAACCAGCATTGCTCGACATGCTGGCCTGCGCCCTGCCCCTCGGGGATCGTCCACAATGTCGGCAGGAACGGCTTGCGATGCTCGTCGATCGCCACCGCATGAAAGGCGAAGGCGACGCTCGATGACAGGTCGGTGTCGTGAAATTCCCGATTCACCCGGAACAGATGCTTCAATATCCCCTGGAACAAGGTGTTGGGCACGCCCAGCGACCCGACCGTGTCCCACACGCCGACGCACCGGATCGGCGTGCCGTCCGACCAGGCATAGCTTTGCCGGAACAGGCGCGACGCCTCCGATCGTGGCGCGCGGGTTCCGTCGCGCGAACGATAGAGCGCGAAGGCATCGGGGATCAGGCTTTCATGCTCGGGCCGCAATATGCCGGAATTGCGCACGAAACCGGCCAGCGACCGGGCGGTATAGGCGCCCCGGCTGAAGCCGAAGAAATAGAGCTGGTCGCCCGGCTGATAGGTGCGCACCAGCCAGGCATAGCAGGACAGGAGGATGCGGCTGATGCCATAGCCGGTGGCCCCGTCGATCAGCCGCTTGGTCCGCGACGCCATCGACCCGATGCCATTATGATAGAAGACGCGCTGCGCCGTGCCGTCCGCCGCCATTGCCGGGATCAGGCTGGCCAGCTTCACCACATTGGTCGGGCAGGGCTTGCCCTGCTCATTATGGTCGGGCTCGTTCCAGGTGCCGTCGCAACAGACCACGATGCGCTTCATCCGTGCCTCCCCATCGGCAGGAAAATGGCCGCCCTGCTCTATCGGGCGGGCGGCCATGGTCGCTGCGGGGCAGCCTCTTTTATAGGAGGAAACGGACGCGCCGGGCGGCGCGGATCAGCCCTGATCCTTGTAGGCCATTTGCAAGATGCCCCAGTGGCGCCCGCGCACGTGGATGGAGGCGATCACCTGCTTCAGCAGGATGACCTCGCCCTCGGCGGTCAGGCGACGATAGGCCTTGATGCAGAAGGGTTCGGTGATCTTGCACTGTTCGCGCGTGTCGGGGAAATCGAACACCACGCCCTGGCGCGAAAATTCCGCATTCCATTTCTCGTCGCCCGGCCGCTGCGGCAGCGCGCGTTCCGGCATGGCGATCGCGCCGAAGCTGTTGCGATCGGTGAAGGTCATGCCGAACAAGCCCTTGTAGCCGCGCGCCACTTCTTGCTGCGCGCGCGCCTCGGCCTGCATGATCGGCTGGATGGGATGGGTGAATTGCGGCGGATTGGTGCCGCGGATCGGCGCATAATATTCGCTGAAGACATCGGCCTCGCTGATGCGGCCATCATCCAGCGCCTGCTCGATCGCATGGCCCACCGCCTGCGCGGCGGTCAGGCTGAACCGGATATAGGGCGAATCGGGAATGTCGACGCCGCTTTCCGCCAGATATTGCAGCAGCATGTTGGTATCGTCGCTGGCGATCGACACCCGGCCCGACAGCCGTTGCAGGCCGTCGGCATTGTCGCCCGACGTGCTCGACAGCGCAGACAGGCCGGTGCGGATCTCGCTGGCGGAACCGACCATGGAGGCGATCCGCTCGGCCACCGCCTCGCTGTTGCTCGACAGGCCCTGCATCAGCGACCCCAGCCGGTCGACCAGCGCCTCGATATTCTTGGTGTCGGACAGCGCCGTGCGCGCGGTCTGCGCGCCATGGGTGATGCTGTCCAGCATGCCGCCGGCCTCGCTGGTCAGCGCGCCGATCGACCGCTCGATCGTCTGGGTCGCGCTCGCCGTTTCCTGCGCCAGCTTCTTCACTTCGGCCGCGACCACGGCAAAGCCGCGCCCCGCGTCGCCGGCCCGTGCCGCCTCGATCGTCGCGTTGAGCGCGAGCAGATTGGTCTGGCTGGCGATGCCGCTGATCACACTGGTGACATGGGCGACGGTCTTGAGCGCCTCGCCAAAGCCGTCGAGGCGCGCATGGATGCGGCTCACCTGTTCGATCAGGTCGACGAAATTGCCGTTCGCGGTCGACAGCTGTCGACCCGAATCATCGATGATGGCGCGGGCGGCGACCGCCTTCTCGCGCGCGTCCTGGCCGACCAGCGACACGCTTTCGCCATCGCGCGACAATTGCGACGCGGCGCCGCTGATCGCCTCGATCGTGCGCGCCTGCTGCGTCACCCGGTCCGCGAGTTCGCTGATGTCTGCCTGAAGGTCGAGCGTACGGATACCCAGGTCGCCGGATAATTTGGCGACCTTCATTACCGCTCGTGCGACGGTTCCCGATTGCGTTTCTGTGCCCACGGCAACTGGCTAGCCATGGATGGTAAAATATCGGTTATCATACTGACACGGATGTCAGCTTCGCCAGAATGAGGCCTCCGCACCGGCCCACACCCCCACCCGGCCTCCCAGACATGATATCCTGATGGGCGGCCGGGTGGGGGTGTGGGCTGGTGCGGCTCTTGAAATGCGCTCTTTCGCGCATTTTCCAAAAATGCCTAAAGCGCACCGAGTAGAGCGAGAACCACACCGCATGCGACCAGCATCAGCCCCATCGCCTCGCTGCGCGCCATGCGTTCGCCCAGGTAGAAATGGCCGAACGCCATGGTGAAGGCGACCTCGATCTGCCCGACGATCCGCACCAGCGCGACCGGCGCGGTGGCAAAGCCGGTGAACCAGCAGGCCGATCCCATCGCCGACAGGAAGCCGACCTGGCCCGACACGCGCCAGCTGGTGAACACCTTGCGCATCTCGCCCGGCTCGCGCAGCGCCAGATAGCCGCCCTGGAGCAGCGTCTGCAGCAGCACCGTGACGCTCAGCACGATCAGCGCGGCATGGATCGGATCGCCCCCGCCCACCTGCTGCGTCGCGCGGCGGATGCCGATGGCGGTCAGTGCGAAGAAGAATCCCGATGCAATGCCGGTGATCGCCGCCGGCTGGCCCAGCGCGCGCAGGAAATCGATCGGCCCCATCCGCTTGCCGCCGGTCGACAGCAGCATGACGCCGGCGACGCCGCAGCCGATTCCGGCGCAGGTCAGCGCGCTCAGCCGCTCGCCCATCAGCAGGAAGGACAGGATCGCCCCCTGCACCGCCTCGGTCTTGGAATAAGCGGTGCCGACGACGAAATTGCGGTGTCCGAACGCCATGATCAGCAAATTGGTGGCGATGATCTGGGCCAGCCCGCCGGCCAGGCAGAAGGGCAGGAACAGCCGGCCCAGCGCAGGGAAGGGCGCGGGGAAGAGCAGCTGATAGCCGCCAAGCAGGATCAGCGCGAAGGGAATGCCGTAAAGATAGCGGACCAGGCCCGCCGCATTGATCGACAGCGTCTTGCCCACGCGCCGCTGCACCGCGGTGCGCCAGGCCTGCGTGGCCCCGGCCATCAGGGTGGCGGGCAACCAGATCGGGGACGTAATCATGCGCGCCCTATACAATAGGGACGCGACCCGTCACCCCATCATCATCAGGAAGGCGAAGAACAGCGACAGCGATGCACAGGCAAAGCCGTACAGCAGCGGCAGCCGCAGCAAGGTGCCGCTGCGCGAAAGCTGATAGGCATCCTTGAACTGGCGATACATGTGCCAGGCCGCGAACAACAGCAGCACGACCGTCACCAGCCCATGGGTGACGCCGACCGCCGTCAGAATCATCGACAGCGAGAAGAGCAGCGACATGAAGGCGATCGAATAGGTCACATAGATCGCATGGTCATAAATCTTAAACCGGCGGCTGAACGGGAACAGCAGCCACAGGAAGGGCAGCGATATGACGATCAGCAGCCAGGAGAATTTATAGGCATTGGCCTTGAGCTTGTAATAGGCAAATTCGGGATCCTTGGCCGCCGCGCTGATCGCCTTGCCGACCGTATCGGCGACGTTCTTGTTGACGCCTTCGCCGGTCAGCGAGTTGGTCAGGCCGCTCGCCAGCGACAGGCCCTTCCGTTCGTCCTGCGCGTCCTTCAGCTTTTCCTGCAATGTCTCGCGCCGGCTCGCGCTGATCCCCGGCTCGGCCAGTTGCGCCTGCACCTTGGCGATGCGGGCATCGGCCTTTTCCTCTTCCTTCTTCAGCTCGGCGATTGCCTCGCTGTTCATCTTCACCTGGTTGCGGGCGCCTTCCGGCCCATGATGGCTGGTTAGCGAGAAGATCGCGTACATCAGGAAGGCGCTGAACAGGAACAGGGCAAAGGGCGATACGAACTTGGCCCGCTCGCCATGGATATAGCGGCGCGTCAGCTGTCCGGGGCGCAGCGCCAGCTCGGGCAGGGTGGTGAAGATCTTGCCTTCGAAATGCAGCACGCCATGGGCCAGGTCATGGCCGATCGCGGCAAAGCTGCGGTGCAGATGCGCGGCCTGGCCGCATTCGGGGCAATAATTGCCCGTCACCGCCGTGCCGCAATTCAGGCAGGCGCCATGGCCGGCCTCATGGGCTTCCCCATGGCCCGGCTCGACCGCCCGTGCCAGCATGCCCCCGGTGATCGCGTCACCCGCTGCTTCGATTTCCCCTGTCATGGGCGGGGACGATAACAAGCGTGTATGACGCTTGCCAGTCACCTTGGCGCGCGGATCGCATTGTGTTGCATTGTTACAACGCTCGGCAACATTCCGACATGTTCCCATGATGGGCAGGGCGAGCGTCACCGTCCCGCCACAAATCGCGCCTAGCGGCGATGGCATCCCGGACGGCAGGCGCAGGGGCGCCGCTGTCCCGGACGCAAAAGCAATATTATCGGGGAATAACCTTGTCGAAATTCACTTTCGCACGGTCGGCGCTGCTGCTGACCTCGGCCTTCGGTGCGCTCGCCCTTGGTGGCGTCGCCCATGCGCAGGAAGCGGGCGCTGACGCCGGCCAGCTCGACGAGATCGTCGTGACCGCCGAGCGCCGCTCGGAAAATCTGCAGAAGGTGCCCGTCTCGGTCGGCGTCGTGCAGGGCGATGCGCTGCGCAACCTGACCGCCGGCGGCGGCGACATTCTCGAACTCGCCGCCCGCGTGCCCGGCCTTTACGCCGAAACCACCACCGGCCGCATCTTCCCGCGCTTCTACATCCGCGGCCTTGGCAATATCGACTTCTACCTCGGCGCGTCGCAGCCGGTGTCGATCATCCAGGACGATGTCGTGCTGGAGCATGTCGTGCTGAAGTCGAACCCGGTGTTCGACGTCAACCAGGTGGAAGTGCTGCGCGGCCCGCAGGGTTCGCTGTTCGGCCGCAACACCACGGCGGGCATCATCAAGTTCGACACCATCCGTCCGTCGATGGATTGGGAAGGTCGCGCCCAGGCCAGCTATGGCAGCTATAACACCGTCACCTTCGACGGCGGCATCGGCGGCCCGATCGTCGCGGACAAGCTCGCCTTCCGCGTCTCGGCCCTCTACCAGCATCGCGACGACTGGGTCGACAACACCTACACCGGCCCCAGCGCCGACGGCACTGTGTCGCCGAAGAAGGACG
Encoded here:
- a CDS encoding DUF2235 domain-containing protein, giving the protein MAARPIEQGGHFPADGEARMKRIVVCCDGTWNEPDHNEQGKPCPTNVVKLASLIPAMAADGTAQRVFYHNGIGSMASRTKRLIDGATGYGISRILLSCYAWLVRTYQPGDQLYFFGFSRGAYTARSLAGFVRNSGILRPEHESLIPDAFALYRSRDGTRAPRSEASRLFRQSYAWSDGTPIRCVGVWDTVGSLGVPNTLFQGILKHLFRVNREFHDTDLSSSVAFAFHAVAIDEHRKPFLPTLWTIPEGQGAGQHVEQCWFPGCHADVGGGNPDSALSDIALEWMVERARLAGLAVDDPFGLVPPGFPPHHPDPLGPVSESQTFFYRLFGSGERAIDVPHDAGRTNEALSDAAVQRWHKLPEWRPAALVDLAKRKPDMLRP
- a CDS encoding methyl-accepting chemotaxis protein, which encodes MKVAKLSGDLGIRTLDLQADISELADRVTQQARTIEAISGAASQLSRDGESVSLVGQDAREKAVAARAIIDDSGRQLSTANGNFVDLIEQVSRIHARLDGFGEALKTVAHVTSVISGIASQTNLLALNATIEAARAGDAGRGFAVVAAEVKKLAQETASATQTIERSIGALTSEAGGMLDSITHGAQTARTALSDTKNIEALVDRLGSLMQGLSSNSEAVAERIASMVGSASEIRTGLSALSSTSGDNADGLQRLSGRVSIASDDTNMLLQYLAESGVDIPDSPYIRFSLTAAQAVGHAIEQALDDGRISEADVFSEYYAPIRGTNPPQFTHPIQPIMQAEARAQQEVARGYKGLFGMTFTDRNSFGAIAMPERALPQRPGDEKWNAEFSRQGVVFDFPDTREQCKITEPFCIKAYRRLTAEGEVILLKQVIASIHVRGRHWGILQMAYKDQG
- a CDS encoding DMT family transporter, which translates into the protein MITSPIWLPATLMAGATQAWRTAVQRRVGKTLSINAAGLVRYLYGIPFALILLGGYQLLFPAPFPALGRLFLPFCLAGGLAQIIATNLLIMAFGHRNFVVGTAYSKTEAVQGAILSFLLMGERLSALTCAGIGCGVAGVMLLSTGGKRMGPIDFLRALGQPAAITGIASGFFFALTAIGIRRATQQVGGGDPIHAALIVLSVTVLLQTLLQGGYLALREPGEMRKVFTSWRVSGQVGFLSAMGSACWFTGFATAPVALVRIVGQIEVAFTMAFGHFYLGERMARSEAMGLMLVACGVVLALLGAL
- a CDS encoding DUF3667 domain-containing protein translates to MTGEIEAAGDAITGGMLARAVEPGHGEAHEAGHGACLNCGTAVTGNYCPECGQAAHLHRSFAAIGHDLAHGVLHFEGKIFTTLPELALRPGQLTRRYIHGERAKFVSPFALFLFSAFLMYAIFSLTSHHGPEGARNQVKMNSEAIAELKKEEEKADARIAKVQAQLAEPGISASRRETLQEKLKDAQDERKGLSLASGLTNSLTGEGVNKNVADTVGKAISAAAKDPEFAYYKLKANAYKFSWLLIVISLPFLWLLFPFSRRFKIYDHAIYVTYSIAFMSLLFSLSMILTAVGVTHGLVTVVLLLFAAWHMYRQFKDAYQLSRSGTLLRLPLLYGFACASLSLFFAFLMMMG